A stretch of DNA from Nitrosopumilus zosterae:
TTCAGATTTTGCTAGAACAGTTTGAAATGCAACTGTCTCTTTTTGATGTTTTAACATCATCATTCCAACAACCATCGGACCAATTCCATCACCCACAGGTTGTCCTTTTTTAAATACGGGAATTGCTTCTTTCATGGCCTCAGATTGTTCCATTATAAAAGGAAGAATCATCTGCAAAGGCAAAATTAATGGATAGTTGTTTTGTTTTTTTGCAGTAAGATACATGTGATTAATAACTTTGTAAATCATTTGTAATGAAGATGCAATTTCAAGTAAAGTTTGAACTCGAGTCAATTCAATATCATTCATCTGAGGAGAAATCGACCTTACATGTTCCCTAGTGTAATCTTCTCTAGACCTTACAATATGTCGTACTTTGTCTACAATTCCATTAGGATCCATATCAACAGGCATAATTGTAAAATAATCAATGAAGCGGTCAATTTTTGTAGTTGGATCATCTACAGGCTTCAAGGTTATCTTTACATAATTAATTAATTCATCTCTAGATTCTTTTCTAAAACCATCAAGTTTAGCAATTCCTTTTTTGATTTCACCTGATGTGACATAGAGTTGAATGCGTTGGCCATAAAACACAAAAAAGAAAATAGGTAGAATCCAAATTAACATCATGAGAGGGTTTGTGTCATCACCCATTGCAAAAATCTGATCAAAATCAAAACTTGTAAAATTCACTAAACTCATCGATCTTCAAATCTAAATTAAATGATTCGTCCTATGACCAAAAGACATAC
This window harbors:
- a CDS encoding DUF1512 domain-containing protein → MSLVNFTSFDFDQIFAMGDDTNPLMMLIWILPIFFFVFYGQRIQLYVTSGEIKKGIAKLDGFRKESRDELINYVKITLKPVDDPTTKIDRFIDYFTIMPVDMDPNGIVDKVRHIVRSREDYTREHVRSISPQMNDIELTRVQTLLEIASSLQMIYKVINHMYLTAKKQNNYPLILPLQMILPFIMEQSEAMKEAIPVFKKGQPVGDGIGPMVVGMMMLKHQKETVAFQTVLAKSEFNGRKLFLLKAEGPGSTVGRPADGLEKIISENKIDAIIMIDAALKMEGEDSASVAQGFGAAIGGMGIEKFEIEAIATSKNIPIFSIVVKQSVKEAITLMTKDIAYKADDVCSQVHEMIQENTMEGQSIVIIGVGNTVGVPQ